In one Corythoichthys intestinalis isolate RoL2023-P3 chromosome 16, ASM3026506v1, whole genome shotgun sequence genomic region, the following are encoded:
- the LOC130931707 gene encoding uncharacterized protein F54H12.2-like — protein MLPISALTEDGPIEFFVPGDGSKYLDLADTLLQLQLQVTNADGSRLPAAEKVGLINYPLNTIFSQVDVTLADRLISQSSSTHPYRSMIEALLNFSDASLKSQFTAGMFFKDKSGQMDTTDLTGDAVNEGLVNRAQRVAGSRSFYVIGPLHADIFFCERLLLNNVDLRVKLIKANNDFCFISPANSDHKLKILSASLFVKRVAVSPAVSLGHEAALRKENALYPLSRINVKTYSIPQQSRTCQQDNLFLGPMPRYVVVGLVAHTAFTGRRESNPFNFANYNMEYLALTQEGRQIPSKPFQPQFSERNAAREFYNLFTSTGRHLKDLPLCIDHEDFMDGYALYVFNLSANDDTSALSTVSNGSVRLEMRFKAPLPHTVTLIVYACYDSILEIDSKRQVLVDYY, from the coding sequence ATGCTCCCGATCTCGGCCCTTACCGAAGACGGCCCCATCGAGTTTTTTGTTCCTGGCGATGGTTCTAAATATCTGGACCTCGCGGACACCCTGCTTCAGCTCCAATTACAGGTGACAAACGCCGATGGATCCCGTTTACCTGCGGCGGAGAAGGTGGGGCTTATCAATTACCCACTTAACACCATATTCTCCCAAGTTGATGTTACTTTGGCAGACAGATTGATATCTCAGTCCAGTTCGACACACCCTTATCGATCCATGATAGAAGCTTTATTAAACTTTTCGGACGCTTCTTTGAAGAGCCAGTTCACAGCCGGTATGTTTTTCAAAGATAAAAGTGGACAAATGGACACCACTGACCTTACTGGCGACGCTGTGAATGAGGGTTTGGTGAACCGAGCGCAGAGGGTTGCTGGCTCCAGATCATTTTATGTCATAGGCCCTCTACATGCCgacatatttttttgtgaacgACTCCTGTTAAACAATGTGGACTTACGCGTCAAACTCATCAAGGCCAACAATGATTTCTGCTTCATTTCACCGGCTAACAGCGatcataagttaaaaatattgaGCGCTTCTTTATTTGTCAAAAGGGTCGCTGTGTCTCCAGCTGTTTCTCTGGGACACGAGGCTGCACTCCGCAAAGAGAACGCTTTGTACCCCCTGTCACGTATTAACGTAAAAACGTACTCTATCCCTCAACAATCTCGAACGTGTCAGCAAGATAACCTTTTCCTCGGACCAATGCCTCGTTATGTCGTAGTTGGCCTAGTTGCACACACGGCGTTCACGGGTCGTCGAGAAAGTAACCCTTTCAACTTTGCTAATTATAACATGGAGTATTTAGCTCTGACGCAGGAAGGAAGACAAATCCCCTCGAAACCTTTTCAACCACAATTTTCCGAAAGGAATGCCGCTCGCGAGTTTTATAATTTGTTTACGTCTACAGGCAGACATTTGAAGGATCTGCCTCTCTGTATTGATCACGAGGATTTCATGGACGGCTATGCTCTATATGTGTTCAATTTGAGCGCTAACGACGACACATCTGCATTATCGACTGTGTCTAACGGTAGTGTCAGATTGGAGATGAGATTCAAAGCTCCACTGCCTCACACAGTCACACTTATTGTCTACGCATGCTATGACTCTATTCTGGAAATAGACTCAAAACGGCAAGTACTGGTGGACTATTACTGA